One part of the Solanum dulcamara chromosome 3, daSolDulc1.2, whole genome shotgun sequence genome encodes these proteins:
- the LOC129882069 gene encoding threonine dehydratase biosynthetic, chloroplastic-like, translated as MEFLCLAPSHNFTISPKFTPFSSDRITTPLRDMKMYRNMGGSRVKPLALPLKRLIYPSDSSAVLPVSEPVSLPVVQPGQLIENKRIPYDPDELLQYLLDMLASPVYNVAKVTPLEPAKKISDKLGVKFYIKREDKQDVFSFKIRGAYNMMSSLSQEQLDKGVVTASAGNHAQGVAVSAATLKCQATIVMPETTPEIKVEAVRSLGGDYVTIKPVGQTFDEAQAEALRLVEENGYIFVSPFDDPGVIKGQGTVGMEINHQLKDIYAVFVPVGGGGLIAGVAAYFKQVAPNTKIIGVEPYGAASMTYSLYKGERIKLENVDTFADGVAVAQVGAYNFQKCQELIDGMVLVHRDDISAAIKDVYDEGRNILETSGAVSIAGAQAYCKYYNIQNENIVTIASGANMDFSKLKLVADYAAIGAGEEALLATVMPEEQGSFLKFIQILGSFNITEFTYRYSAERKKAVALYSVDIDENTDIKAIIEKLNSEGFHTVDLSHHDVANEHLRHLVAGGASNPSDEILCQFIFPEIAGALRKFLYAFSPRWNITLFRYREQGDINASVLVGFQVPKSEMDEFQNQANNLGYAYSFENLDEVYKLIRND; from the exons ATGGAATTCCTCTGTCTAGCCCCATCACATAATTTTACCATCAGCCCCAAATTCACACCATTTTCTAGTGATCGCATTACTACCCCTCTCCGTGACATGAAAATGTACCGTAACATGGGTGGTTCAAGGGTAAAACCATTGGCATTGCCTTTAAAACGATTAATTTATCCTTCCGATTCTTCAGCCGTCTTACCGGTGAGTGAACCAGTATCGTTGCCAGTCGTCCAGCCTGGACAGTTGATAGAAAATAAACGAATTCCTTACGATCCAGATGAATTATTGCAATATTTGCTCGACATGTTGGCATCACCAGTATACAATGTCGCGAAAGTAACCCCCTTGGAGCCTGCAAAGAAGATTTCAGATAAGCTTGGagttaaattttatatcaaaagaGAGGATAAACAGGAT GTGTTTTCATTCAAGATTAGAGGAGCTTACAACATGATGAGTAGCCTCTCACAGGAGCAATTAGATAAAGGGGTTGTAACAGCATCAGCTGGAAATCATGCACAAGGTGTTGCAGTTAGTGCTGCAACACTTAAATGTCAGGCTACAATTGTCATGCCTGAGACCACCCCAGAAATCAAG GTTGAGGCGGTTAGATCCTTAGGTGGTGATTATGTTACGATAAAACCTGTGGGTCAGACATTTGATGAAGCTCAAGCAGAGGCCCTGAGGTTGGTTGAAGAAAATGGGTACATATTCGTCTCACCATTCGATGATCCAGGAGTCATCAAAGGCCAAG GTACAGTTGGAATGGAGATAAACCATCAACTTAAGGACATCTATGCCGTGTTTGTGcctgttggtggtggtggtctaATAGCTGGTGTTGCTGCTTATTTCAAACAAGTTGCCCCAAATACAAAAATTATTGGAGTTGAACCATATGGTGCAGCTTCAATGACATATTCATTATATAAAGGTGAAAGAATAAAATTGGAAAATGTTGATACTTTTGCTGATGGTGTAGCTGTTGCACAAGTTGGTGCatacaattttcaaaaatgtcaaGAGTTAATTGATGGAATGGTACTTGTTCATCGTGATGATATTAGTGCTGCAATAAAG GATGTGTATGATGAAGGAAGGAACATATTAGAGACATCAGGTGCAGTTTCCATAGCTGGAGCTCAAGCATATTGCAAATATTATAACATCCAAAATGAAAATATTGTAACAATTGCAAGTGGAGCAAATATGGATTTCAGCAAACTAAAATTAGTTGCAGACTATGCAGCGATTGGTGCAGGGGAAGAAGCTTTGTTAGCTACTGTTATGCCAGAAGAACAAGGAAGCTTCttgaaattcattcaaatt TTGGGCTCTTTCAATATTACTGAATTCACATACAGATATAGTGCTGAAAGAAAAAAGGCTGTAGCTCTATACAG TGTTGATATTGATGAAAATACGGATATTAAAGCAATAATTGAGAAGTTGAATTCAGAAGGATTCCATACTGTTGATCTCTCACATCATGATGTGGCCAATGAACACCTAAGGCATTTG gtgGCTGGTGGCGCATCAAATCCTAGTGATGAGATTCTCTGTCAATTTATTTTCCCTGAAATTGCTGGAGCTCTAAGAAAATTCTTATATGCTTTCTCCCCTCGTTGGAATATAACTTTGTTCCGTTACCGTGAACAG